One window of Larus michahellis chromosome 19, bLarMic1.1, whole genome shotgun sequence genomic DNA carries:
- the FAM167B gene encoding protein FAM167B isoform X2: MPLGQLKFKELGEEEPSWEEEGLDGVKALTAKLKLQTRRPSYLEWEARVRGQPWGSRTPGGARGAEQSPGHPEDKRDGSVCGFATMEEALEWLRTELEMQAADQRLAQQLMRLRAQLHRLKVEQACHRHKEMLDDATFGLEGCEEDSDLLCNIPPKAAFLLSMPLKHIGVTRMNINSRRFSLC, translated from the exons ATGCCCCTTGGCCAGCTGAAGTTCaaggagctgggggaagaggagcccagctgggaggaggagggccTGGACGGCGTGAAGGCGCTGACGGCCAAGCTGAAGCTGCAGACGAGGAGACCGTCCTACCTGGAGTGGGAAGCCCGGGTacggggacagccctggggcagcCGGACCcctgggggggcgcggggggcagagcagagcccagggcaCCCCGAGGACAAGCGGGACGGCAGCGTATGTGGCTTTGCCACCATGGAGGAGGCTCTGGAGTGGCTCAGGACGGAGCTG GAGATGCAGGCTGCCGACCAGCGCCTGGCGCAGCAGCTGATGCGCCTGCGGGCGCAGCTGCACCGGCTGAAGGTGGAGCAGGCCTGCCACCGGCACAAGGAGATGCTGGACGACGCTACCTTCGGCCTCGAAGGCTGCGAGGAAGACTCGGACCTGCTCTGCAACATCCCACCCAAGGCCGCCTTCCTGCTCTCCATGCCGCTCAAGCACATCGGCGTCACCCGCATGAACATCAACTCCCGACGGTTCTCCCTCTGCTGA
- the FAM167B gene encoding protein FAM167B isoform X1, producing the protein MPLGQLKFKELGEEEPSWEEEGLDGVKALTAKLKLQTRRPSYLEWEARVRGQPWGSRTPGGARGAEQSPGHPEDKRDGSVCGFATMEEALEWLRTELQEMQAADQRLAQQLMRLRAQLHRLKVEQACHRHKEMLDDATFGLEGCEEDSDLLCNIPPKAAFLLSMPLKHIGVTRMNINSRRFSLC; encoded by the exons ATGCCCCTTGGCCAGCTGAAGTTCaaggagctgggggaagaggagcccagctgggaggaggagggccTGGACGGCGTGAAGGCGCTGACGGCCAAGCTGAAGCTGCAGACGAGGAGACCGTCCTACCTGGAGTGGGAAGCCCGGGTacggggacagccctggggcagcCGGACCcctgggggggcgcggggggcagagcagagcccagggcaCCCCGAGGACAAGCGGGACGGCAGCGTATGTGGCTTTGCCACCATGGAGGAGGCTCTGGAGTGGCTCAGGACGGAGCTG CAGGAGATGCAGGCTGCCGACCAGCGCCTGGCGCAGCAGCTGATGCGCCTGCGGGCGCAGCTGCACCGGCTGAAGGTGGAGCAGGCCTGCCACCGGCACAAGGAGATGCTGGACGACGCTACCTTCGGCCTCGAAGGCTGCGAGGAAGACTCGGACCTGCTCTGCAACATCCCACCCAAGGCCGCCTTCCTGCTCTCCATGCCGCTCAAGCACATCGGCGTCACCCGCATGAACATCAACTCCCGACGGTTCTCCCTCTGCTGA
- the LCK gene encoding tyrosine-protein kinase Lck isoform X1, whose protein sequence is MAGDGESGDARSSAEDLGGMGHAMWAARRTDGRGDGDMLERDERQGWGWGGPKASFVISPPPAATMGCCCSSDYDEDWIENIDICEHCNYPIEPDSKRQRLIRNGSEVQDPLVSYEATTPPCSPLQGKVQPWQGTAVDTPPVDHRHPAPPLVLPDKLVVALYNYEPKHDGDLGLQKGEKLRILEESGEWWKAQSLTTGQEGLIPYNFVAMVNSLEPEPWFFKNISRKDAERQLLASGNTHGSFLIRESETSKGSYSLSVRDFDQNQGETVKHYKIRNMDNGGYYISPRVTFSSLHELVEYYTRSSDGLCTRLGKPCRTQKPQKPWWQDEWEVPRESLKLVEKLGAGQFGEVWMGFYNGHTKVAIKNLKQGSMSPSAFLAEANLMKNLQHPRLVRLYAVVTKEPIYIITEYMEKGSLVDFLKTSEGVKLSINKLLDMAAQIAEGMAFIEAKNYIHRDLRAANILVSDTLCCKIADFGLARLIEDNEYTAREGAKFPIKWTAPEAINYGTFTIKSDVWSFGILLTEIVTYGRIPYPGMTNPEVIQNLERGYRMPQPDNCPQELYELMMQCWKERPEERPTFEYMKSVLEDFFTATEGQYQQQP, encoded by the exons ATGGCTGGTGATGGAGAGTCAGGGGATGCCCGCAGTTCAGCAGAGGACCTGGGTGGGATGGGCCATGCGATGTGGGCAGCCAGACGGACGGATGGacgcggggatggggacatgctGGAGCGGGAtgagaggcagggctggggctggggggggccaaAGGCTTCCTTCGTCATCTCTCCTCCCCCTGCAGCCACcatgggctgctgctgcagctcagacTATGACGAGGACTGGATCGAGAACATCGACATCTGTGAGCACTGCAATTACCCCATCGAGCCCGACAGCAAGCGCCAG AGGCTGATCCGCAATGGCTCTGAGGTGCAAGATCCGCTGGTGTCCTACGAGGCCACGACTCCGCCATGCTCCCCCCTGCAAGGTAAGGTCCAGCCATGGCAGGGGACGGCTGTGGACACCCCCCCAGTTGACCACCGCCACCCTGCCCCTCCGCTTGTCCTCCCAGATAAGCTGGTGGTGGCCCTGTACAACTACGAGCCCAAGCACGATGGGGACCTGGGGCTGCAGAAGGGGGAGAAGCTCCGCATCCTGGAAGA GAGCGGGGAGTGGTGGAAAGCGCAGTCGCTCACCACTGGCCAGGAGGGTTTGATCCCCTACAACTTCGTGGCCATGGTGAACAGCCTGGAGCCCGAGCC gtGGTTCTTCAAAAACATCAGTCGCAAGGATGCGGAGAGGCAGCTCCTGGCGTCGGGCAACACACACGGCTCCTTCCTCATCCGAGAGAGCGAGACCTCCAAAG GCTCCTACTCACTGTCAGTGAGGGACTTTGACCAGAACCAGGGTGAGACGGTGAAGCACTACAAGATCCGCAACATGGACAATGGGGGGTACTATATCTCCCCCCGCGTCACCTTCAGCAGCCTGCACGAGCTGGTGGAGTATTACACGC GCAGCTCCGATGGGCTGTGCACCCGCCTCGGCAAGCCCTGCCGGACCCAGAAGCCGCAGAAGCCGTGGTGGCAGGACGAGTGGGAGGTGCCGCGGGAGTCGCTGAAGCTGGTGGAGAAGCTGGGAGCCGGGCAGTTTGGAGAAGTCTGGATGG GCTTCTACAACGGCCACACCAAGGTGGCCATCAAAAACCTGAAGCAGGGCAGCATGTCACCCAGCGCCTTCCTGGCGGAGGCCAACCTCATGAAGAACCTGCAGCACCCGCGGCTGGTGCGGCTCTACGCCGTGGTGACGAAGGAGCCCATCTACATCATCACCGAGTACATGGAGAAGG GCAGCCTCGTGGACTTCCTCAAGACCTCGGAAGGAGTCAAGCTCAGCATCAACAAACTGCTGGACATGGCGGCCCAG ATCGCCGAAGGCATGGCCTTCATCGAGGCCAAGAACTACATCCACCGTGACCTGCGCGCTGCCAACATCCTTGTGTCGGACACCCTGTGCTGCAAAATCGCCGACTTTGGGCTGGCCCGCCTCATCGAGGACAACGAGTACACGGCTCGCGAGG GAGCTAAATTCCCCATTAAGTGGACGGCGCCGGAGGCTATTAATTACGGAACGTTCACCATCAAGTCCGATGTCTGGTCTTTCGGCATCCTGCTCACGGAGATCGTCACCTACGGCCGGATCCCGTATCCAG GGATGACCAACCCCGAGGTGATACAGAACCTGGAGCGCGGTTACCGCATGCCGCAGCCGGACAACTGCCCGCAGGAGCTGTACGAACTGATGATGCAGTGCTGGAAGGAGAGGCCCGAGGAACGTCCCACCTTCGAGTACATGAAGAGCGTGCTGGAGGACTTCTTCACTGCCACCGAGGGCCAGTACCAGCAGCAGCCGTGA
- the LCK gene encoding tyrosine-protein kinase Lck isoform X2, whose product MAGDGESGDARSSAEDLGGMGHAMWAARRTDGRGDGDMLERDERQGWGWGGPKASFVISPPPAATMGCCCSSDYDEDWIENIDICEHCNYPIEPDSKRQRLIRNGSEVQDPLVSYEATTPPCSPLQDKLVVALYNYEPKHDGDLGLQKGEKLRILEESGEWWKAQSLTTGQEGLIPYNFVAMVNSLEPEPWFFKNISRKDAERQLLASGNTHGSFLIRESETSKGSYSLSVRDFDQNQGETVKHYKIRNMDNGGYYISPRVTFSSLHELVEYYTRSSDGLCTRLGKPCRTQKPQKPWWQDEWEVPRESLKLVEKLGAGQFGEVWMGFYNGHTKVAIKNLKQGSMSPSAFLAEANLMKNLQHPRLVRLYAVVTKEPIYIITEYMEKGSLVDFLKTSEGVKLSINKLLDMAAQIAEGMAFIEAKNYIHRDLRAANILVSDTLCCKIADFGLARLIEDNEYTAREGAKFPIKWTAPEAINYGTFTIKSDVWSFGILLTEIVTYGRIPYPGMTNPEVIQNLERGYRMPQPDNCPQELYELMMQCWKERPEERPTFEYMKSVLEDFFTATEGQYQQQP is encoded by the exons ATGGCTGGTGATGGAGAGTCAGGGGATGCCCGCAGTTCAGCAGAGGACCTGGGTGGGATGGGCCATGCGATGTGGGCAGCCAGACGGACGGATGGacgcggggatggggacatgctGGAGCGGGAtgagaggcagggctggggctggggggggccaaAGGCTTCCTTCGTCATCTCTCCTCCCCCTGCAGCCACcatgggctgctgctgcagctcagacTATGACGAGGACTGGATCGAGAACATCGACATCTGTGAGCACTGCAATTACCCCATCGAGCCCGACAGCAAGCGCCAG AGGCTGATCCGCAATGGCTCTGAGGTGCAAGATCCGCTGGTGTCCTACGAGGCCACGACTCCGCCATGCTCCCCCCTGCAAG ATAAGCTGGTGGTGGCCCTGTACAACTACGAGCCCAAGCACGATGGGGACCTGGGGCTGCAGAAGGGGGAGAAGCTCCGCATCCTGGAAGA GAGCGGGGAGTGGTGGAAAGCGCAGTCGCTCACCACTGGCCAGGAGGGTTTGATCCCCTACAACTTCGTGGCCATGGTGAACAGCCTGGAGCCCGAGCC gtGGTTCTTCAAAAACATCAGTCGCAAGGATGCGGAGAGGCAGCTCCTGGCGTCGGGCAACACACACGGCTCCTTCCTCATCCGAGAGAGCGAGACCTCCAAAG GCTCCTACTCACTGTCAGTGAGGGACTTTGACCAGAACCAGGGTGAGACGGTGAAGCACTACAAGATCCGCAACATGGACAATGGGGGGTACTATATCTCCCCCCGCGTCACCTTCAGCAGCCTGCACGAGCTGGTGGAGTATTACACGC GCAGCTCCGATGGGCTGTGCACCCGCCTCGGCAAGCCCTGCCGGACCCAGAAGCCGCAGAAGCCGTGGTGGCAGGACGAGTGGGAGGTGCCGCGGGAGTCGCTGAAGCTGGTGGAGAAGCTGGGAGCCGGGCAGTTTGGAGAAGTCTGGATGG GCTTCTACAACGGCCACACCAAGGTGGCCATCAAAAACCTGAAGCAGGGCAGCATGTCACCCAGCGCCTTCCTGGCGGAGGCCAACCTCATGAAGAACCTGCAGCACCCGCGGCTGGTGCGGCTCTACGCCGTGGTGACGAAGGAGCCCATCTACATCATCACCGAGTACATGGAGAAGG GCAGCCTCGTGGACTTCCTCAAGACCTCGGAAGGAGTCAAGCTCAGCATCAACAAACTGCTGGACATGGCGGCCCAG ATCGCCGAAGGCATGGCCTTCATCGAGGCCAAGAACTACATCCACCGTGACCTGCGCGCTGCCAACATCCTTGTGTCGGACACCCTGTGCTGCAAAATCGCCGACTTTGGGCTGGCCCGCCTCATCGAGGACAACGAGTACACGGCTCGCGAGG GAGCTAAATTCCCCATTAAGTGGACGGCGCCGGAGGCTATTAATTACGGAACGTTCACCATCAAGTCCGATGTCTGGTCTTTCGGCATCCTGCTCACGGAGATCGTCACCTACGGCCGGATCCCGTATCCAG GGATGACCAACCCCGAGGTGATACAGAACCTGGAGCGCGGTTACCGCATGCCGCAGCCGGACAACTGCCCGCAGGAGCTGTACGAACTGATGATGCAGTGCTGGAAGGAGAGGCCCGAGGAACGTCCCACCTTCGAGTACATGAAGAGCGTGCTGGAGGACTTCTTCACTGCCACCGAGGGCCAGTACCAGCAGCAGCCGTGA
- the LCK gene encoding tyrosine-protein kinase Lck isoform X3, producing MGCCCSSDYDEDWIENIDICEHCNYPIEPDSKRQRLIRNGSEVQDPLVSYEATTPPCSPLQGKVQPWQGTAVDTPPVDHRHPAPPLVLPDKLVVALYNYEPKHDGDLGLQKGEKLRILEESGEWWKAQSLTTGQEGLIPYNFVAMVNSLEPEPWFFKNISRKDAERQLLASGNTHGSFLIRESETSKGSYSLSVRDFDQNQGETVKHYKIRNMDNGGYYISPRVTFSSLHELVEYYTRSSDGLCTRLGKPCRTQKPQKPWWQDEWEVPRESLKLVEKLGAGQFGEVWMGFYNGHTKVAIKNLKQGSMSPSAFLAEANLMKNLQHPRLVRLYAVVTKEPIYIITEYMEKGSLVDFLKTSEGVKLSINKLLDMAAQIAEGMAFIEAKNYIHRDLRAANILVSDTLCCKIADFGLARLIEDNEYTAREGAKFPIKWTAPEAINYGTFTIKSDVWSFGILLTEIVTYGRIPYPGMTNPEVIQNLERGYRMPQPDNCPQELYELMMQCWKERPEERPTFEYMKSVLEDFFTATEGQYQQQP from the exons atgggctgctgctgcagctcagacTATGACGAGGACTGGATCGAGAACATCGACATCTGTGAGCACTGCAATTACCCCATCGAGCCCGACAGCAAGCGCCAG AGGCTGATCCGCAATGGCTCTGAGGTGCAAGATCCGCTGGTGTCCTACGAGGCCACGACTCCGCCATGCTCCCCCCTGCAAGGTAAGGTCCAGCCATGGCAGGGGACGGCTGTGGACACCCCCCCAGTTGACCACCGCCACCCTGCCCCTCCGCTTGTCCTCCCAGATAAGCTGGTGGTGGCCCTGTACAACTACGAGCCCAAGCACGATGGGGACCTGGGGCTGCAGAAGGGGGAGAAGCTCCGCATCCTGGAAGA GAGCGGGGAGTGGTGGAAAGCGCAGTCGCTCACCACTGGCCAGGAGGGTTTGATCCCCTACAACTTCGTGGCCATGGTGAACAGCCTGGAGCCCGAGCC gtGGTTCTTCAAAAACATCAGTCGCAAGGATGCGGAGAGGCAGCTCCTGGCGTCGGGCAACACACACGGCTCCTTCCTCATCCGAGAGAGCGAGACCTCCAAAG GCTCCTACTCACTGTCAGTGAGGGACTTTGACCAGAACCAGGGTGAGACGGTGAAGCACTACAAGATCCGCAACATGGACAATGGGGGGTACTATATCTCCCCCCGCGTCACCTTCAGCAGCCTGCACGAGCTGGTGGAGTATTACACGC GCAGCTCCGATGGGCTGTGCACCCGCCTCGGCAAGCCCTGCCGGACCCAGAAGCCGCAGAAGCCGTGGTGGCAGGACGAGTGGGAGGTGCCGCGGGAGTCGCTGAAGCTGGTGGAGAAGCTGGGAGCCGGGCAGTTTGGAGAAGTCTGGATGG GCTTCTACAACGGCCACACCAAGGTGGCCATCAAAAACCTGAAGCAGGGCAGCATGTCACCCAGCGCCTTCCTGGCGGAGGCCAACCTCATGAAGAACCTGCAGCACCCGCGGCTGGTGCGGCTCTACGCCGTGGTGACGAAGGAGCCCATCTACATCATCACCGAGTACATGGAGAAGG GCAGCCTCGTGGACTTCCTCAAGACCTCGGAAGGAGTCAAGCTCAGCATCAACAAACTGCTGGACATGGCGGCCCAG ATCGCCGAAGGCATGGCCTTCATCGAGGCCAAGAACTACATCCACCGTGACCTGCGCGCTGCCAACATCCTTGTGTCGGACACCCTGTGCTGCAAAATCGCCGACTTTGGGCTGGCCCGCCTCATCGAGGACAACGAGTACACGGCTCGCGAGG GAGCTAAATTCCCCATTAAGTGGACGGCGCCGGAGGCTATTAATTACGGAACGTTCACCATCAAGTCCGATGTCTGGTCTTTCGGCATCCTGCTCACGGAGATCGTCACCTACGGCCGGATCCCGTATCCAG GGATGACCAACCCCGAGGTGATACAGAACCTGGAGCGCGGTTACCGCATGCCGCAGCCGGACAACTGCCCGCAGGAGCTGTACGAACTGATGATGCAGTGCTGGAAGGAGAGGCCCGAGGAACGTCCCACCTTCGAGTACATGAAGAGCGTGCTGGAGGACTTCTTCACTGCCACCGAGGGCCAGTACCAGCAGCAGCCGTGA
- the LCK gene encoding tyrosine-protein kinase Lck isoform X4 has protein sequence MGCCCSSDYDEDWIENIDICEHCNYPIEPDSKRQRLIRNGSEVQDPLVSYEATTPPCSPLQDKLVVALYNYEPKHDGDLGLQKGEKLRILEESGEWWKAQSLTTGQEGLIPYNFVAMVNSLEPEPWFFKNISRKDAERQLLASGNTHGSFLIRESETSKGSYSLSVRDFDQNQGETVKHYKIRNMDNGGYYISPRVTFSSLHELVEYYTRSSDGLCTRLGKPCRTQKPQKPWWQDEWEVPRESLKLVEKLGAGQFGEVWMGFYNGHTKVAIKNLKQGSMSPSAFLAEANLMKNLQHPRLVRLYAVVTKEPIYIITEYMEKGSLVDFLKTSEGVKLSINKLLDMAAQIAEGMAFIEAKNYIHRDLRAANILVSDTLCCKIADFGLARLIEDNEYTAREGAKFPIKWTAPEAINYGTFTIKSDVWSFGILLTEIVTYGRIPYPGMTNPEVIQNLERGYRMPQPDNCPQELYELMMQCWKERPEERPTFEYMKSVLEDFFTATEGQYQQQP, from the exons atgggctgctgctgcagctcagacTATGACGAGGACTGGATCGAGAACATCGACATCTGTGAGCACTGCAATTACCCCATCGAGCCCGACAGCAAGCGCCAG AGGCTGATCCGCAATGGCTCTGAGGTGCAAGATCCGCTGGTGTCCTACGAGGCCACGACTCCGCCATGCTCCCCCCTGCAAG ATAAGCTGGTGGTGGCCCTGTACAACTACGAGCCCAAGCACGATGGGGACCTGGGGCTGCAGAAGGGGGAGAAGCTCCGCATCCTGGAAGA GAGCGGGGAGTGGTGGAAAGCGCAGTCGCTCACCACTGGCCAGGAGGGTTTGATCCCCTACAACTTCGTGGCCATGGTGAACAGCCTGGAGCCCGAGCC gtGGTTCTTCAAAAACATCAGTCGCAAGGATGCGGAGAGGCAGCTCCTGGCGTCGGGCAACACACACGGCTCCTTCCTCATCCGAGAGAGCGAGACCTCCAAAG GCTCCTACTCACTGTCAGTGAGGGACTTTGACCAGAACCAGGGTGAGACGGTGAAGCACTACAAGATCCGCAACATGGACAATGGGGGGTACTATATCTCCCCCCGCGTCACCTTCAGCAGCCTGCACGAGCTGGTGGAGTATTACACGC GCAGCTCCGATGGGCTGTGCACCCGCCTCGGCAAGCCCTGCCGGACCCAGAAGCCGCAGAAGCCGTGGTGGCAGGACGAGTGGGAGGTGCCGCGGGAGTCGCTGAAGCTGGTGGAGAAGCTGGGAGCCGGGCAGTTTGGAGAAGTCTGGATGG GCTTCTACAACGGCCACACCAAGGTGGCCATCAAAAACCTGAAGCAGGGCAGCATGTCACCCAGCGCCTTCCTGGCGGAGGCCAACCTCATGAAGAACCTGCAGCACCCGCGGCTGGTGCGGCTCTACGCCGTGGTGACGAAGGAGCCCATCTACATCATCACCGAGTACATGGAGAAGG GCAGCCTCGTGGACTTCCTCAAGACCTCGGAAGGAGTCAAGCTCAGCATCAACAAACTGCTGGACATGGCGGCCCAG ATCGCCGAAGGCATGGCCTTCATCGAGGCCAAGAACTACATCCACCGTGACCTGCGCGCTGCCAACATCCTTGTGTCGGACACCCTGTGCTGCAAAATCGCCGACTTTGGGCTGGCCCGCCTCATCGAGGACAACGAGTACACGGCTCGCGAGG GAGCTAAATTCCCCATTAAGTGGACGGCGCCGGAGGCTATTAATTACGGAACGTTCACCATCAAGTCCGATGTCTGGTCTTTCGGCATCCTGCTCACGGAGATCGTCACCTACGGCCGGATCCCGTATCCAG GGATGACCAACCCCGAGGTGATACAGAACCTGGAGCGCGGTTACCGCATGCCGCAGCCGGACAACTGCCCGCAGGAGCTGTACGAACTGATGATGCAGTGCTGGAAGGAGAGGCCCGAGGAACGTCCCACCTTCGAGTACATGAAGAGCGTGCTGGAGGACTTCTTCACTGCCACCGAGGGCCAGTACCAGCAGCAGCCGTGA